AGTGCTGAACACCAGTACAGAGACAGGAGAAGGCATAGAGTGTTTGCGAGAAGTGCTCTCTGGAAAGACGACCGTATTCGCAGGACCTTCGGGTGTAGGGAAGTCCACACTTCTAAACACAGTGCAGCCCGACTTGAAGCTTCAGACTGGCTCGGTGAGCGAAAAGACCTCTAGGGGAAAGCACACCACTCGCCATGTGGAGCTTATGAGCTTAGAACTGGGCGGATATGTGCTGGACACTCCGGGCTTCAGCTCCCTTGAGCTGGACTTTCTGACAGAGGAAAATCTGGAGGTGTACTTCCCGGAGATATACAGCAAAAGCGAGGACTGCAGGTTCAGAGGCTGTAGGCACAACAAGGAGCCTGGCTGTGCCGTGAAGAGCGCAGTGGAGCAAGGCGAAATAAGCGAGAAGAGGTATGAAAACTACCTGCTCTTCTTGAAAGATGCAATGGAAAGGAGAAAATACTAGTATGGTGAAAATAGCCCCATCGATACTCTCGGCTGACTTTAGCAAGCTGGGGAGTGAAGTAGAAGCGATAGATAGAGGAGGAGCGGACTATATACACATAGACGTTATGGACGGCCATTTTGTTCCGAATATA
This is a stretch of genomic DNA from Andreesenia angusta. It encodes these proteins:
- the rsgA gene encoding ribosome small subunit-dependent GTPase A, translated to MLEGKIVKGIGGFYYVKSDGEIYECRARGIFRKQDIVPMVGDDVKIRLNKEDETTGYVEEILERRNELFRPPVSNVDQAVIVFALRSPDPNLWLLDKFLILAEEQEIDIAICFNKIDLVSDEEKLEYNRIYENAGYRVLNTSTETGEGIECLREVLSGKTTVFAGPSGVGKSTLLNTVQPDLKLQTGSVSEKTSRGKHTTRHVELMSLELGGYVLDTPGFSSLELDFLTEENLEVYFPEIYSKSEDCRFRGCRHNKEPGCAVKSAVEQGEISEKRYENYLLFLKDAMERRKY